In one Candidatus Binatia bacterium genomic region, the following are encoded:
- the htpX gene encoding zinc metalloprotease HtpX — protein MSNSLKTALLLGLMTGIILWIGQLFGGPQGMMIAFVFSLLLNFGSYWFSDKIVLAMYRAREASEAEAPELHAIVHDIALRAGIPMPRLYIIPDESPNAFATGRNPEHAVVAVTEGILKIMNREELEGVLAHEISHVKNRDILIGSIAAALAGVIMMLANMARFAAIFGGARDRDEDGGGGILGLIFMSIVAPIAAMIIQMAISRSREFMADSTGAKTVGNPLGLASALAKLERAKEIVPMEARPETAHMFIVNPLSGRSLLGLFSTHPPIEERIARLRAMAR, from the coding sequence ATGTCGAACTCCCTAAAAACAGCGCTGCTTTTGGGCCTGATGACCGGAATCATCCTCTGGATCGGACAGCTTTTCGGCGGCCCGCAAGGCATGATGATCGCGTTTGTCTTCTCGCTTCTCCTTAATTTCGGCAGTTACTGGTTTTCCGATAAGATCGTTCTCGCCATGTACCGTGCGCGGGAGGCGAGCGAAGCCGAAGCGCCGGAACTGCATGCAATCGTCCACGATATCGCGCTCCGCGCCGGTATTCCGATGCCTCGTCTCTACATCATTCCGGACGAGTCTCCCAACGCCTTCGCCACGGGAAGAAATCCCGAGCATGCGGTGGTCGCCGTCACCGAGGGGATTCTAAAGATCATGAATCGCGAGGAGTTGGAAGGCGTGCTGGCGCACGAGATCTCGCACGTAAAAAACCGCGATATCCTGATCGGCAGCATCGCCGCCGCGCTCGCGGGCGTCATCATGATGCTCGCGAACATGGCGCGGTTCGCGGCAATCTTTGGCGGCGCGAGGGACCGGGACGAAGACGGCGGCGGCGGAATTCTCGGGCTGATTTTTATGTCGATCGTGGCGCCCATCGCGGCGATGATCATTCAAATGGCCATCTCCCGCTCGAGAGAGTTCATGGCCGACTCCACCGGGGCCAAGACCGTGGGGAATCCTCTCGGTCTGGCATCGGCGTTGGCCAAGCTGGAGCGCGCCAAGGAAATCGTCCCTATGGAAGCGCGCCCGGAGACTGCCCATATGTTTATCGTGAATCCTCTTTCGGGCCGGTCGTTACTCGGCCTCTTCAGCACTCACCCACCGATCGAGGAGAGGATCGCGCGGCTCCGCGCCATGGCGCGTTAA
- a CDS encoding DegQ family serine endoprotease, with product MEEKRIWNRQVRVKVLFIVAVVSLLAGLGVSGGLDWFAGTRLVNLWGGTANPEAARSIVTPQGLPDFVTLAKQLSPVVVNVSTTQVSQGGGQGFESPFGGGEEDPFGDFWRRFFGGPGPRGPFRQKSLGSGFIIDKDGSILTNHHVVDNAQKIIVKLADEREFEAKVIGKDPKTDVAVIKINAKDNFQVAALGDSDRLEVGEWVMAIGNPFGLDNTVTSGIVSAKGRHIGGPYDNFIQTDASINPGNSGGPLINLRGEVVGINSAIYSRSGGNIGIGFAIPINLVKELLPQLKGKGKVTRGYLGVLIQRVTPEIAESLGMDRPRGALVADVTKGGPAETAGIKVGDVITEFDGKEIKDSNELPIVVARTAVDKKVRVKLVRDKKEIALTIPVGEMKDEEVVASTAEKGELGLTVQQVTPQVAESLGLERAEGVVITAVEPGSPADDAGLRRGDIILEVDRKAVRKVADFRKAAGEIKKGKGVLFLVRRGENTLFLALKPSK from the coding sequence ATGGAAGAGAAGAGGATCTGGAACCGGCAGGTAAGGGTGAAGGTGCTGTTCATCGTGGCGGTGGTTTCTTTGTTGGCCGGACTGGGGGTGAGCGGAGGACTGGATTGGTTCGCCGGCACGCGGCTGGTCAATCTGTGGGGCGGGACCGCGAACCCAGAGGCTGCCCGGTCGATTGTCACGCCGCAGGGATTGCCCGACTTCGTCACCCTGGCGAAGCAGTTGAGTCCAGTCGTGGTCAACGTCTCGACGACTCAAGTCAGTCAAGGCGGCGGCCAGGGATTCGAAAGCCCATTCGGCGGCGGCGAAGAAGATCCGTTCGGCGATTTTTGGCGGCGATTCTTCGGCGGGCCGGGTCCGCGCGGCCCGTTTCGGCAAAAGAGTCTCGGCTCGGGTTTTATTATCGACAAGGACGGCTCTATTCTCACCAACCATCACGTCGTGGACAACGCGCAAAAAATCATCGTGAAGCTGGCCGACGAAAGGGAGTTCGAAGCCAAGGTGATCGGCAAGGATCCCAAGACCGACGTCGCCGTGATCAAGATCAACGCCAAAGACAACTTTCAAGTGGCCGCGTTGGGAGATTCGGACCGGCTCGAGGTCGGCGAGTGGGTGATGGCGATCGGCAATCCTTTCGGCCTGGACAACACTGTGACCTCCGGCATCGTGAGCGCCAAGGGACGGCACATCGGCGGTCCCTACGACAATTTCATTCAGACCGACGCCTCCATCAACCCGGGAAACTCCGGCGGGCCCCTGATCAACCTCCGCGGCGAAGTGGTCGGCATCAACTCGGCGATCTACAGCCGGTCCGGCGGCAACATCGGGATCGGCTTCGCCATTCCCATCAACCTGGTAAAAGAGCTGTTGCCGCAACTCAAAGGCAAGGGGAAGGTAACCCGCGGCTATCTCGGTGTGCTCATCCAGAGGGTTACGCCAGAGATCGCCGAGTCGCTCGGAATGGACCGGCCCAGAGGGGCGCTGGTGGCCGATGTCACTAAAGGCGGCCCGGCTGAAACCGCGGGAATCAAAGTCGGCGACGTCATCACCGAGTTCGACGGGAAGGAAATCAAAGACTCCAACGAGCTTCCTATCGTCGTCGCCCGCACCGCCGTGGATAAAAAAGTTCGCGTGAAATTGGTGCGGGACAAAAAGGAGATCGCGCTGACGATCCCCGTCGGCGAAATGAAAGACGAGGAAGTGGTCGCTTCCACCGCGGAAAAAGGCGAGCTCGGCCTGACGGTTCAGCAAGTGACGCCGCAGGTCGCCGAGAGCCTCGGCCTCGAGCGCGCCGAAGGCGTGGTGATCACCGCGGTGGAGCCGGGGAGCCCGGCGGACGACGCAGGGCTGCGCCGCGGGGACATTATCTTGGAAGTTGATCGGAAGGCCGTCCGCAAGGTGGCCGATTTCCGCAAGGCCGCGGGCGAGATCAAGAAGGGCAAGGGAGTTCTCTTCCTGGTGCGGCGCGGAGAGAACACGCTGTTCCTCGCGCTCAAGCCGTCAAAATAA
- a CDS encoding DUF1844 domain-containing protein, which translates to MAEEGEKGEGKGFKVADRRRFSPETGEPREAAATAEGRSEAEEPRNDEIRGEAQNQSKDEANAQLPEINFSTFVISLSTQALMHLGEIADPTSGKVESNLPVAKQMIDIIGVLKDKTRGNLDPGEQQLMEDVLYDLRMRYVEAVKKKK; encoded by the coding sequence ATGGCTGAAGAGGGAGAAAAAGGCGAAGGCAAGGGATTCAAGGTAGCCGACCGGCGCAGGTTCTCGCCTGAAACCGGAGAGCCGCGCGAAGCGGCTGCCACGGCAGAGGGGCGATCGGAGGCCGAGGAGCCGCGGAACGACGAGATCCGGGGCGAAGCGCAAAACCAATCGAAAGACGAAGCCAACGCCCAGCTGCCTGAAATCAACTTCTCGACCTTCGTCATCAGTTTGAGCACGCAGGCTTTGATGCATTTAGGCGAGATCGCTGATCCGACGTCGGGCAAGGTCGAAAGCAATTTGCCGGTGGCCAAGCAGATGATCGATATCATCGGCGTGCTCAAGGATAAAACCCGCGGCAATCTCGATCCCGGAGAACAGCAGCTCATGGAAGACGTGCTGTATGATCTCCGGATGCGCTACGTGGAAGCGGTGAAGAAGAAAAAATAG